The Anabrus simplex isolate iqAnaSimp1 chromosome 1, ASM4041472v1, whole genome shotgun sequence genome window below encodes:
- the LOC136856729 gene encoding E3 ubiquitin-protein ligase COP1 — MASGRSSGSPSSSTTPQRARPTKRHHPAVLNGIGGSFEDKNNDYLCPICFELIEEAHITRCGHTFCYRCISKSLETSGRCPKCSFALSGREHVFPNFLLNELVSKYKTRVMGTKELGLSRDSSGDSLQGPADGLRDFVATESQNLTLPDVNVILEVLTQRKHLLEAESCAAQNRLLHEFLKHLLQQKEEQLTQLTKEVALIKKDIDEVEGILKDVQNKCPKLEAEALSHDDSIISEGTDSAAVLKREDSGTVAEVSGSDGFNGSNKTLDSSATTLAVRRKRMHAHFDDFVQCYFTSRAKELMFGNVDKTAPSSSSVSGSSGLDIFRENLVKFSRYNMLRPLATLNYSSDIFNNSTIVSSIEFDKDNEFFAIAGVTKKIKVFDYGAVIRDTVDIHYPCVEMTSSSKISCVSWNSYHKGTLASSDYEGTVTVWDAVTGQRTKTFQEHEKRCWSVDFNDVDTRLIASGSDDARVKLWSLNIDHSVASLEAKANVCCVKFNPRSSCHLAFGSADHCVHYYDLRNMKEALSVFKGHRKAVSYVKFLNKEEIVSASTDSQLKMWNIHNPHCLRSFVGHINEKNFVGLATDGDYVACGSENNALYVYYKGLTKQLFSFKFDALRSVLEKDRKEDDVNEFVSAVCWRQHSNVVVAANSQGIIKVLELV, encoded by the coding sequence ATGGCTTCGGGTAGAAGTAGTGGCAGTCCTTCATCATCCACCACACCACAACGTGCTCGACCTACAAAACGTCACCATCCTGCTGTTCTAAATGGCATTGGAGGCTCTTTTGAAGATAAGAACAATGACTATTTGTGTCCCATTTGCTTTGAGTTGATTGAAGAAGCCCATATAACTAGGTGTGGCCACACATTTTGCTATCGTTGCATTTCTAAATCCTTGGAAACTAGTGGGCGTTGTCCAAAATGTAGTTTTGCGCTCAGTGGTAGGGAGCATGTTTTCCCTAATTTTTTGCTGAATGAACTTGTATCCAAGTATAAGACGCGTGTAATGGGTACAAAAGAGCTTGGCTTATCAAGGGATAGCTCTGGAGATAGTTTGCAGGGTCCAGCAGATGGGCTCAGAGATTTTGTAGCCACTGAATCTCAGAATCTGACTTTGCCAGATGTCAATGTTATCTTAGAAGTTCTGACTCAAAGGAAACATCTCTTGGAAGCTGAATCATGTGCAGCTCAAAATCGTCTACTTCATGAATTCTTAAAACATTTATTACAGCAAAAGGAAGAGCAATTGACTCAGCTGACCAAGGAAGTGGCACTTATCAAGAAAGACATTGATGAAGTAGAGGGCATTttaaaagatgttcaaaataaatGTCCAAAGCTTGAAGCAGAAGCTTTAAGCCATGATGATAGCATCATCTCAGAAGGGACTGATTCAGCTGCAGTGTTGAAAAGGGAAGATAGTGGAACTGTTGCTGAAGTTTCTGGGAGTGATGGTTTCAATGGCAGTAATAAAACATTGGATAGTTCTGCTACAACTCTAGCAGTTAGACGAAAACGTATGCATGCACATTTTGATGATTTTGTTCAGTGTTATTTTACATCTAGGGCTAAAGAACTCATGTTTGGAAATGTTGATAAAACTGCTCCTTCCTCAAGTTCTGTATCAGGAAGTTCTGGTTTGGATATTTTTAGGGAAAATTTAGTGAAGTTTTCTAGGTACAACATGCTGCGACCTTTGGCAACTCTGAATTATTCTAGTGATATATTCAATAACTCTACCATTGTGTCTAGTATTGAATTTGATAAGGACAATGAATTTTTTGCCATAGCTGGTGTTACCAAGAAAATTAAAGTTTTTGATTATGGAGCAGTGATTCGTGATACTGTAGATATTCATTATCCCTGTGTTGAAATGACATCAAGTTCGAAGATATCATGTGTTAGCTGGAATTCATACCATAAAGGGACATTAGCTAGTAGTGACTACGAGGGCACAGTAACAGTGTGGGATGCTGTTACTGGCCAGCGAACTAAAACGTTCCAAGAGCATGAGAAACGCTGTTGGAGTGTGGACTTCAATGATGTTGATACTCGTCTCATAGCATCAGGTTCAGACGATGCTCGTGTCAAATTATGGTCACTTAATATTGACCATTCAGTGGCATCCCTAGAGGCGAAAGCGAATGTGTGTTGTGTGAAGTTCAATCCCCGTAGCTCGTGCCATCTGGCTTTTGGCTCCGCTGATCATTGTGTCCATTATTATGATTTACGAAACATGAAAGAAGCTCTTTCTGTATTTAAAGGGCATCGGAAAGCTGTTTCATATGTAAAATTTTTAAACAAAGAGGAAATTGTCTCGGCATCAACAGATAGCCAACTTAAAATGTGGAATATCCATAATCCTCATTGTTTGCGATCATTTGTTGGACATATCAATGAAAAGAACTTTGTTGGATTGGCTACTGATGGAGATTATGTTGCATGTGGTTCAGAaaacaatgcattgtatgtctatTACAAGGGACTCACCAAACAACTGTTCAGTTTCAAATTTGATGCGTTAAGAAGTGTTTTAGAAAAGGACAGAAAGGAGGATGATGTTAACGAATTTGTTTCTGCTGTTTGTTGGCGCCAGCACTCTAATGTAGTTGTTGCTGCCAATAGTCAAGGAATTATTAAGGTGCTGGAACTAGTGTAG